A single region of the Acidithiobacillus acidisediminis genome encodes:
- the hflD gene encoding high frequency lysogenization protein HflD — protein MPLINPLLPDPRRLSDRCLALAGMLRAALEVQEVARRGRSDNHLLLLSIQSILAIDARDSVTAVAGLEGLQRPLQALCPLLHRGPGQADEAEILRYTLSLAKLSGRLLRNQKALGRVQRGIEQARRQVDHFGELLHPSVLAGLADTYAEGIGTLSPRIIVSGESRFLTRDEDTTRIRTLLLGGIRAGVLWRQSGGKIWTTLLERQKLCECSRDYLRQLPGHG, from the coding sequence ATGCCATTGATCAACCCTCTCTTACCGGATCCCCGACGCTTGTCGGACCGCTGCCTGGCCTTGGCCGGTATGCTGCGTGCCGCCCTGGAAGTTCAGGAAGTTGCACGCCGCGGACGCAGCGATAATCATCTCTTGCTGCTGAGCATACAAAGTATCCTCGCCATTGATGCGCGGGATAGCGTCACTGCAGTAGCCGGTCTGGAGGGACTACAGCGACCGCTGCAGGCGCTCTGCCCGCTGTTGCACCGTGGCCCAGGGCAGGCAGATGAGGCCGAGATCCTGCGCTATACTCTATCGCTGGCCAAGTTGAGTGGGCGATTACTGCGCAATCAAAAGGCGCTGGGCCGAGTACAGCGGGGAATCGAACAGGCGCGCCGCCAGGTGGATCACTTTGGCGAACTGCTCCACCCCAGCGTCCTAGCCGGTCTTGCCGATACCTACGCCGAGGGCATTGGCACCCTCTCCCCCCGCATCATCGTCTCCGGCGAGAGTCGTTTCCTTACCCGAGATGAGGACACGACCCGCATCCGCACCTTATTGTTGGGTGGAATCCGCGCCGGAGTACTGTGGCGTCAATCCGGCGGAAAGATCTGGACGACGCTACTGGAGCGACAAAAGTTATGTGAATGCAGCCGGGATTATTTGCGGCAATTACCTGGGCATGGCTGA
- a CDS encoding endonuclease III domain-containing protein: MTTKPGDLQCLYAQLRAQWGTQHWWPAETVFEVMVGAILTQNTAWTNVEKAIAQLRSAKLLSVQAILDSDDTTLEACLRPSGYYRVKGRRLRALCQFLLAEGCAEEPRHLRERAGVAELRKRLLQVHGVGEETADSILLYALGLPIMVVDAYTRRIGSRLGWVDENVSYASLQASIERNLPAEDASIRNEFHALLVTLGKECCRPKRPRCTQCPLVSHCAYARSAMPR, from the coding sequence ATGACTACGAAGCCCGGCGATTTGCAATGCTTGTATGCGCAGCTGCGAGCGCAGTGGGGGACGCAACACTGGTGGCCTGCTGAGACAGTTTTCGAGGTAATGGTGGGGGCCATTCTGACCCAAAATACCGCCTGGACGAATGTCGAGAAGGCGATCGCGCAACTGCGTAGCGCCAAGCTTCTTTCGGTGCAAGCGATTCTCGACAGCGATGATACGACCCTCGAAGCATGCCTGCGTCCATCTGGGTACTATCGCGTCAAAGGCCGTCGTTTGCGTGCCCTGTGCCAGTTTCTGCTGGCAGAGGGCTGTGCGGAGGAACCGCGGCATTTGCGCGAACGGGCTGGGGTTGCGGAGTTACGCAAACGGTTGCTCCAGGTGCATGGCGTAGGGGAAGAGACCGCAGACTCGATACTGCTCTACGCCCTGGGTCTGCCGATCATGGTGGTGGATGCCTATACCCGAAGGATTGGCAGTCGCTTGGGCTGGGTAGACGAAAACGTCTCGTACGCATCCTTACAGGCAAGCATAGAGCGTAATTTGCCAGCGGAGGACGCGAGTATTCGCAATGAGTTCCATGCATTACTGGTTACGTTGGGCAAGGAATGCTGCCGACCGAAGCGACCACGCTGTACGCAATGCCCACTTGTCAGTCATTGTGCTTATGCGCGATCAGCCATGCCCAGGTAA
- the rluB gene encoding 23S rRNA pseudouridine(2605) synthase RluB, with protein MDEKLQKVLARYGLGSRRALEEWIAAGRISINGQIAKLGDRVDERAQILVDGKPLQVPSWTQGRLRILRYHKPAGEICSRRDPEGRPSVFDRLPRLRASRWISVGRLDLNSEGLLLLTNNGDLANRLMHPRHGLQREYAVRVLGRLSEAQIDQLRTGVNLEDGPAKFLEIEDAGGEGANHWYHVTLEEGRNREVRRLFAALNLAVSRLIRVRYGPIDMPRHLKSGYFEELPDEERDLLFAQVDWQEEGVAARTVTPRRPSPAAKSTGDRRIRRTPRNR; from the coding sequence ATGGACGAAAAGTTACAGAAAGTTTTGGCACGCTATGGATTGGGTTCTCGCCGGGCGCTGGAGGAGTGGATAGCGGCCGGCCGCATCAGCATCAACGGACAAATCGCCAAGCTCGGGGATCGCGTTGATGAGCGTGCGCAGATTCTGGTGGATGGCAAACCGCTGCAGGTTCCGTCTTGGACCCAGGGCAGACTGCGTATCCTGCGCTACCACAAACCCGCAGGGGAGATTTGCAGTCGTCGTGATCCGGAAGGTCGGCCCTCGGTCTTTGATCGCTTGCCCCGTTTGCGGGCGAGCCGCTGGATCTCCGTCGGACGTCTCGATCTCAATTCCGAGGGCTTGTTGTTGCTCACCAATAATGGCGACCTAGCCAACCGCCTGATGCACCCGCGCCATGGCCTGCAGCGCGAGTATGCGGTGCGCGTGCTTGGGCGCCTGAGCGAGGCGCAGATCGATCAACTTCGCACGGGCGTAAACTTGGAGGATGGTCCCGCCAAATTTCTGGAAATTGAAGATGCAGGCGGTGAAGGAGCAAACCATTGGTATCACGTTACTCTGGAAGAGGGGCGGAATCGCGAGGTGCGCCGCCTCTTCGCCGCGCTGAATCTGGCTGTCAGTCGCTTGATACGCGTGCGCTATGGGCCGATTGATATGCCACGGCACCTGAAGAGTGGCTATTTTGAGGAATTACCCGATGAGGAGCGTGACCTGCTCTTTGCCCAGGTCGACTGGCAGGAAGAGGGGGTGGCAGCGCGAACCGTGACGCCGCGGCGCCCAAGCCCCGCAGCGAAAAGTACAGGGGATCGCCGCATCCGTCGGACACCAAGAAACCGATGA
- a CDS encoding NAD(P)/FAD-dependent oxidoreductase → MAHVVILGAGTGGMPAAYEMKHALGAAHEVTLINANDYFQFVPSNPWLGVGWSKREDITFPIRPYVERRGIKFIAQTAEKIDAEAQTITLGDGSSVHYDYLMIATGPRLAFELVPGSDPHEGPVQSVCTTDHAELAYGKYQELLENPGPIVIGAMAGASCFGPAYEYAMIVASDLKKRGMRDKIPSFSFVTSEPYIGHLGISGVGDSTGILTKGLEEEGIKAYTNCKVNKVENGEMFITQVNDKGETVKEFILPAKFGMMIPAFRGIPAVANVEGLCNPGGFVIVDENQRSKRYPNIYAVGIAIAIPPVEATPVPTGAPKTGYMIESMVSASVHNIKADIEGRKGDKTMGTWNAVCFADMGDRGAAFVALPQIKPRKVDVFAYGRWVHLAKVAFEKYFIRKMKMGVSEPFYERVLFKMMGITRLKEETEIEQRKAS, encoded by the coding sequence ATGGCACACGTAGTGATTTTGGGGGCAGGCACGGGTGGCATGCCAGCAGCGTACGAAATGAAGCATGCACTGGGCGCGGCGCACGAGGTGACGCTGATCAACGCCAATGATTATTTTCAGTTCGTTCCCTCCAACCCGTGGCTGGGCGTGGGCTGGTCCAAACGTGAAGACATTACCTTTCCCATCAGGCCCTATGTGGAACGCCGCGGAATCAAATTCATTGCCCAGACCGCGGAAAAGATCGACGCTGAGGCGCAGACGATTACCCTTGGCGATGGCAGCTCTGTACACTACGACTATCTGATGATAGCTACTGGGCCGCGTCTCGCTTTTGAACTCGTCCCCGGCTCCGATCCACACGAAGGGCCTGTGCAGTCGGTTTGTACCACGGATCACGCCGAGCTTGCCTACGGCAAGTATCAAGAATTGCTGGAGAATCCTGGCCCCATCGTGATTGGTGCCATGGCCGGAGCGAGCTGCTTTGGTCCGGCATATGAGTACGCCATGATCGTCGCCTCGGATCTGAAAAAGCGCGGTATGCGCGACAAGATCCCATCTTTCTCTTTCGTAACCAGCGAGCCATACATTGGGCATTTGGGTATTTCCGGAGTCGGGGATTCCACTGGGATCCTGACCAAGGGACTGGAAGAAGAAGGGATCAAAGCCTACACGAATTGTAAGGTGAACAAGGTCGAAAATGGTGAGATGTTTATCACCCAAGTCAACGATAAGGGCGAAACCGTCAAGGAATTCATCCTACCAGCAAAGTTTGGCATGATGATCCCTGCCTTCCGCGGCATCCCCGCCGTCGCGAATGTCGAAGGACTTTGTAATCCTGGCGGCTTTGTCATCGTTGATGAGAATCAGCGCAGCAAGAGGTACCCGAACATCTATGCGGTAGGTATTGCGATCGCAATCCCACCGGTAGAGGCGACGCCAGTTCCCACTGGTGCGCCCAAGACCGGCTACATGATCGAATCCATGGTCAGTGCCTCGGTGCACAATATCAAGGCCGACATCGAGGGTCGCAAGGGCGACAAGACCATGGGTACCTGGAATGCCGTCTGCTTCGCCGATATGGGTGATCGTGGTGCCGCCTTCGTCGCTCTGCCGCAGATCAAGCCGCGCAAGGTCGACGTCTTTGCCTATGGGCGCTGGGTGCATCTTGCCAAGGTAGCCTTCGAGAAATATTTCATTCGTAAGATGAAGATGGGTGTTTCCGAGCCGTTCTACGAGCGTGTACTCTTCAAGATGATGGGGATCACCCGCCTCAAGGAAGAGACGGAAATCGAACAGCGCAAGGCCTCGTAA
- the scpB gene encoding SMC-Scp complex subunit ScpB: METKDLGELLLAILFLRGDGVSEEELERLLAAEHPLWRETLDVLCAQGWGPVEIHRQGTHYRAHLRPRYLHLLEDLQMEKPRPLRKAVLETLAVIAYHQPITRPEIEHWRGVALSNGILQQLQDFAWIEVKGHRDTPGRPALWGTTAEFLRHFGLSSLAELPDAILEMEPSES, encoded by the coding sequence ATGGAGACTAAGGATCTCGGCGAGCTTTTGCTGGCCATCTTGTTCCTACGCGGAGACGGGGTCAGTGAGGAGGAGCTGGAGCGACTGCTTGCTGCGGAACACCCGCTCTGGCGTGAAACCCTCGATGTACTCTGTGCCCAGGGATGGGGGCCAGTGGAAATCCATAGGCAAGGCACGCATTATCGGGCGCATCTGCGGCCACGCTACTTGCACTTGCTGGAAGACCTGCAGATGGAGAAACCCCGACCGTTGCGCAAAGCAGTGCTGGAAACCCTCGCCGTCATTGCCTATCACCAGCCCATTACGCGTCCCGAAATCGAGCACTGGCGTGGCGTCGCGCTCAGTAACGGTATTTTACAGCAACTCCAGGATTTTGCTTGGATCGAAGTCAAAGGCCATCGCGATACCCCGGGGCGACCCGCATTATGGGGCACCACTGCGGAATTTCTGCGCCACTTCGGTCTGTCTTCCCTCGCAGAGCTGCCGGATGCCATTCTGGAAATGGAACCGTCCGAATCATAA
- a CDS encoding segregation and condensation protein A, which yields MAVSPEAAAAHRLPDGLYIPPNALELFLEQFAGPLDLLLWLIRRNRMDIRDIPVAEVTRQYLVYLEEARRQDLELAADYLLMAAWLAEIKARMLLPLPPVDEGEPMDPREELAQRLALLAQVQAEAAGLATLPRAGQDFLLLAPLAHDALPTPAPELPLEDFAGLLRQLSLRSQQKRRRVPPLPQRSLDLRQRILDVLQRCRVADRPLYFRDTLPPRPDRVQLGLNLLAILELLRQQALRLLSLGTEWQVIAVEKGDGD from the coding sequence ATGGCGGTCAGTCCTGAGGCTGCCGCGGCGCACCGCCTGCCCGACGGTCTGTATATACCGCCCAATGCCCTGGAGCTCTTCCTCGAGCAGTTTGCGGGTCCGCTGGATCTCTTGCTCTGGCTGATTCGCCGGAACCGGATGGATATTCGGGATATCCCAGTGGCGGAAGTGACTCGGCAATATCTCGTCTATCTGGAGGAGGCGCGGCGTCAGGATCTGGAGCTGGCCGCAGATTATCTGCTCATGGCGGCTTGGCTCGCCGAAATCAAAGCGAGAATGTTGCTCCCTTTGCCGCCGGTGGATGAGGGGGAGCCGATGGATCCACGCGAGGAGTTGGCGCAGCGTTTGGCCCTGCTGGCGCAGGTGCAGGCCGAAGCAGCTGGTCTTGCCACGCTACCCCGAGCAGGACAGGATTTTTTGTTGCTCGCGCCACTGGCCCATGATGCATTGCCAACACCAGCACCCGAGCTTCCACTGGAAGATTTCGCCGGATTACTGCGGCAGCTTTCCCTGCGGTCGCAGCAAAAGCGCCGCCGTGTGCCGCCGCTCCCACAGCGCTCCTTGGATCTGCGACAGAGAATTCTGGACGTGCTGCAGCGTTGCCGTGTAGCAGATCGACCGCTGTATTTTCGCGACACCTTGCCACCGCGACCAGACCGGGTGCAGCTGGGTCTGAATTTGCTGGCCATTCTCGAATTACTCCGCCAACAGGCCTTGCGTCTGCTCTCGCTAGGTACGGAGTGGCAGGTGATTGCGGTGGAAAAGGGTGATGGAGACTAA
- a CDS encoding tryptophan--tRNA ligase: MSATVVSGMRPTGRLHLGHFHGVLKNWCRLQEEQDCFYFVADLHALTTHYEHPQGIRESTWELLIEWLAVGLDPEKATLFVQSWVPQHAELALLLGMLTPLSWLERVPTFKDQQEQLRDRDLATFGFLGYPTLMSADILLYDAAWVPVGADQVAHLEICRELARRFNSLYGRSAADGEAVEAGLRALGKRLKQQYLQLKAQYQEHGEEGAITAAQELLQSAASINEATRTLLLATLEGKGRAILVEPQALLTEAAKMPGLDGRKMSKSYGNAIGLREEPDVVRKKLLTMPTDPARVSRTDPGNPECCPVWPFHQVYSSAETRAWVEEGCRSAGIGCVDCKGALVERVLAEQAPIRAKAEEWAAQPQRLREIAEHGAEKARARAEQTLIRVREVMGLDGGQS; the protein is encoded by the coding sequence ATGAGTGCCACGGTCGTCTCCGGGATGCGTCCTACCGGGCGTCTACATCTAGGCCATTTCCATGGGGTGCTGAAAAATTGGTGCCGTTTGCAGGAGGAGCAGGATTGCTTCTACTTCGTTGCAGATCTGCACGCCCTCACCACTCACTACGAGCACCCGCAGGGAATCCGCGAGTCTACCTGGGAATTGCTGATCGAGTGGTTGGCTGTCGGCCTTGATCCAGAAAAGGCCACCCTCTTCGTGCAGAGTTGGGTGCCGCAGCATGCCGAATTGGCGTTGTTGCTGGGGATGTTGACACCGCTGTCCTGGCTGGAGCGGGTGCCGACCTTCAAGGACCAGCAAGAACAGTTGCGTGACCGGGATTTGGCAACCTTCGGTTTTCTGGGCTATCCGACCCTGATGAGTGCCGATATCCTGCTCTACGACGCTGCCTGGGTGCCGGTGGGGGCGGATCAGGTGGCGCATTTGGAAATTTGTCGAGAGCTGGCGCGACGCTTCAATAGCTTGTATGGACGGAGTGCGGCGGACGGCGAGGCCGTAGAGGCGGGGCTGCGTGCCCTTGGCAAGCGCTTGAAACAGCAATACCTGCAGTTGAAAGCACAATACCAGGAACACGGCGAGGAGGGAGCCATCACGGCTGCCCAGGAGCTCCTGCAGAGTGCTGCGAGCATCAATGAGGCGACTCGAACGCTGCTACTGGCAACCCTGGAGGGCAAGGGTCGTGCCATTCTCGTCGAGCCGCAGGCGTTGCTCACCGAGGCCGCGAAAATGCCGGGACTGGATGGACGCAAGATGTCGAAGTCCTACGGGAATGCCATTGGTTTGCGCGAAGAGCCGGACGTGGTACGAAAAAAGCTGCTGACCATGCCCACCGATCCTGCGCGCGTAAGTCGCACGGACCCGGGGAATCCCGAGTGTTGTCCGGTTTGGCCTTTTCATCAAGTCTATTCCAGCGCCGAGACGCGCGCGTGGGTAGAGGAAGGATGTCGCAGCGCTGGGATCGGCTGCGTCGACTGTAAGGGTGCGCTGGTGGAAAGAGTGCTGGCGGAACAGGCGCCGATCCGTGCCAAGGCGGAAGAATGGGCGGCCCAGCCGCAGCGTCTGCGCGAGATTGCGGAGCATGGTGCAGAAAAGGCTCGTGCCCGCGCTGAACAAACCTTGATTCGGGTGCGCGAGGTCATGGGGCTGGATGGCGGTCAGTCCTGA
- a CDS encoding site-2 protease family protein, whose amino-acid sequence MNDIENILRQLSIWAIPVLFAITVHEVAHGWMAWKRGDPTAMLMGRLTLNPLKHIDPFGTILLPAMLLLFHSPFLFGYAKPVPVNFAGLRDPKRDMVLVAIAGPVANLLMAAFWTLVLWLGVHFAASLPYFAEPLQLMGQAGILINGVLFLFNLIPIPPLDGGRVAVGLLPQHASQVLSRVEPYGFIILIVLLFTGILWTVLGPAFELFQGFFFRLGGLA is encoded by the coding sequence ATGAACGATATCGAGAACATCCTCCGTCAATTGAGTATCTGGGCTATTCCGGTACTCTTTGCGATTACCGTGCATGAAGTGGCGCACGGCTGGATGGCGTGGAAGAGGGGAGATCCCACGGCGATGCTGATGGGCCGCTTGACCCTGAACCCGCTGAAACACATCGATCCCTTTGGTACGATCCTCCTTCCCGCCATGCTGCTGTTGTTTCACTCGCCTTTTCTCTTTGGTTACGCCAAACCGGTGCCAGTGAATTTCGCCGGACTGCGCGATCCCAAACGAGACATGGTCCTCGTGGCCATTGCGGGACCCGTGGCAAATCTCCTCATGGCAGCCTTCTGGACCCTCGTGCTCTGGCTCGGGGTACATTTTGCCGCCAGCCTACCCTATTTTGCCGAACCCCTGCAGTTGATGGGGCAGGCGGGGATTCTCATCAATGGCGTATTGTTCCTTTTTAACCTCATTCCCATCCCGCCCCTGGATGGTGGCCGGGTCGCGGTCGGGCTTTTGCCTCAGCATGCCTCCCAGGTCTTGTCGCGGGTGGAGCCCTACGGCTTTATCATCCTGATCGTCTTGCTCTTTACGGGTATCTTGTGGACGGTCCTCGGGCCAGCCTTTGAGCTGTTTCAGGGCTTCTTTTTTCGTTTGGGAGGGCTCGCATGA
- a CDS encoding L-threonylcarbamoyladenylate synthase, which translates to MDEHSLALILDLHPLNPQVRLIRRAVEQARADGLLVYPTDSCYALGCRISAKAAQDRLRQIRQLDVHHDLSLVFSSISQLTEYAKLDDRSFGILRRVLPGPFTFILPATHDVPRRLADPRRRSIGVRVPDAPILQTLLADLGEPLMSSTLQLPGEPDPLSDPEDIQEKVGSRVDVILLAGKGAMACSSVIDLCTWPPRLLRRGLGDPDLLGVPLQTGGNADEERV; encoded by the coding sequence ATGGACGAGCACTCTTTGGCCCTGATTCTGGATCTGCATCCGCTGAATCCGCAAGTTCGACTGATCCGTCGAGCCGTGGAGCAGGCACGCGCTGATGGTCTTCTCGTCTATCCCACCGATAGTTGTTATGCCTTGGGCTGTCGGATTAGCGCCAAGGCAGCGCAAGATCGTCTGCGGCAAATTCGCCAGTTGGATGTACATCACGATCTGTCGCTGGTCTTTTCGAGTATTTCGCAGTTGACAGAATACGCCAAGCTGGATGATCGGAGCTTTGGTATCTTGCGACGGGTGTTGCCGGGGCCATTCACCTTCATTCTTCCGGCGACGCACGATGTTCCCCGGCGCTTGGCAGACCCGCGGCGGCGTAGCATTGGCGTGCGCGTACCCGATGCGCCCATCCTTCAGACATTGTTGGCCGATTTGGGTGAGCCGCTCATGAGTTCAACCCTTCAGCTCCCGGGAGAGCCGGATCCGCTCAGTGATCCGGAAGACATTCAAGAAAAAGTTGGTAGCCGAGTAGACGTTATCCTGCTCGCCGGAAAGGGAGCGATGGCATGCTCTTCGGTGATTGACTTGTGCACCTGGCCCCCACGTTTGCTCCGGCGCGGGCTGGGCGACCCGGATTTGTTGGGTGTGCCGTTGCAGACAGGCGGAAATGCCGACGAGGAAAGGGTATAG
- a CDS encoding 7-cyano-7-deazaguanine synthase has product MIDQVQHLLPAPQHQERVLLLMSGGVESSTLLRLLDASGYLPVPLFLDYAQRAAAQEWKRVIAQCQRLGITAQRLPLADLGEALSALRPHRFHVPILHRNLVAISIASSAAAALHIPMLCLGISADDAAVDASSRREMLTPLAQCLDALGRKLLLPFQQLRKVDIVRLGQDLGVDWDLSYSCLLGRAQHCGSCPQCLKRREAFREAGLQASDVRYARDLSSR; this is encoded by the coding sequence ATGATAGACCAGGTGCAACATCTGCTACCAGCGCCCCAGCATCAGGAACGCGTGCTCCTACTGATGAGTGGTGGGGTCGAAAGTAGCACCTTGCTTCGGCTGCTGGATGCATCCGGATATCTGCCGGTACCCCTATTTCTCGATTACGCACAACGCGCTGCAGCGCAGGAGTGGAAACGGGTGATCGCGCAATGTCAACGCCTGGGAATCACCGCTCAGCGCCTTCCTCTGGCTGACTTGGGCGAGGCGCTGAGCGCTCTGCGCCCACATCGCTTCCATGTGCCCATTCTCCATCGCAACCTCGTTGCCATTAGCATCGCTTCCAGCGCTGCCGCTGCGCTACACATTCCCATGCTCTGCCTGGGTATCTCAGCGGATGATGCCGCAGTCGATGCGAGCTCACGCCGCGAAATGCTGACACCCTTGGCGCAGTGTCTTGATGCCCTGGGGCGGAAACTACTGCTGCCATTCCAGCAGTTACGCAAGGTGGACATCGTACGTCTGGGGCAAGACTTGGGGGTAGACTGGGATTTGTCGTACAGTTGCCTGCTTGGAAGGGCGCAGCATTGCGGAAGTTGTCCGCAGTGCCTGAAGCGGCGGGAGGCTTTCCGGGAAGCCGGTCTGCAAGCTTCAGACGTACGTTACGCCCGCGATTTGTCATCACGATAA
- a CDS encoding ferritin-like domain-containing protein: MADKTRHPRWSLQDIPFAQVERAAIADNTDWFYLLAGASFVETLSDLYAQNLSSYYQGNKAAQAWLRDHWEKEEVQHGHALRTYVLTVWPDFDWDAAYQRFVAAYTPLCRTETLGPTPALEMAARCVVETGTASFYTMIQGASPEPILRALAGRIRADEVQHYKYFFRFFRDYYAREKVSRWRLIRGLWQRVAEADLEDSYLAIRCAYEIRNPGQEFTPADFRAFRRRLREWIRAHYPFEMAIKMLLKPVSLPPLLQRLILPLLKTGARLAIA; this comes from the coding sequence ATGGCCGATAAAACCCGCCATCCCCGCTGGTCTCTGCAGGATATCCCCTTCGCGCAGGTGGAAAGGGCGGCGATTGCCGATAACACCGATTGGTTTTATCTCTTGGCTGGCGCGTCTTTCGTGGAAACACTTTCCGACCTGTATGCCCAAAATTTATCCTCCTACTATCAAGGAAATAAAGCTGCGCAAGCCTGGCTTCGCGACCATTGGGAAAAAGAAGAGGTGCAACACGGTCATGCACTCCGTACCTATGTCTTGACCGTCTGGCCGGATTTCGATTGGGATGCGGCCTATCAACGATTCGTGGCGGCTTACACCCCACTATGTCGGACCGAGACTCTGGGACCGACACCGGCCCTGGAAATGGCAGCACGTTGTGTAGTCGAAACCGGAACGGCCAGTTTCTACACCATGATTCAGGGCGCCAGTCCCGAGCCCATTCTACGTGCACTTGCAGGCCGCATTCGTGCTGATGAGGTCCAGCATTACAAGTATTTCTTTCGCTTTTTCCGCGACTACTATGCGCGCGAGAAGGTATCCCGCTGGCGCCTCATCCGTGGGCTTTGGCAACGGGTTGCCGAGGCCGACCTGGAGGACAGCTATCTCGCGATACGTTGTGCCTACGAAATCCGCAATCCGGGCCAGGAGTTTACTCCCGCAGACTTCCGCGCCTTTCGCCGGCGCCTGCGGGAATGGATCCGCGCGCACTACCCCTTTGAAATGGCGATCAAGATGTTGCTCAAGCCAGTATCTTTGCCTCCACTTCTTCAGCGCCTGATCCTGCCGCTGCTGAAGACTGGAGCTCGCCTTGCCATAGCCTAG